From the genome of Argentina anserina chromosome 4, drPotAnse1.1, whole genome shotgun sequence, one region includes:
- the LOC126792836 gene encoding CBL-interacting serine/threonine-protein kinase 1, translating to MVIVNKGGSDCSKKGMRLGKYELGKTLGEGNFGKVKFAKDVGSGQPFAVKILEKKRITDLNIADQIKREIGTLKLLKHPNVVRLHEVVASKTKIYMVLEYVTGGELFDKIAQKGRVTESEGRRLFQQIIDGVSFCHNQGVFHRDLKLENILVDSKGSIKISDFGLSALPQHFREDGLLHTTCGSPNYVAPEILANRGYDGGASDIWSCGVILYVILTGYLPFDDRNLAVLYQKILKGDVQIPKWLSPSAQNLIRRVLDPSPLTRINMMDIKSDEWFKQDYFPAKPDDEEEDVNVDTEAYSINEEPSEGEKSPDLRHSPTLINAFQLIGMSSCLDLSGFFEKEDVSERKIRFTSNHSAKDLLQRIEEIVVEMGYAVQKKNGRLKVMQENKGQRSLGSLSVAAEVFELSATLYVVELRKSYGDPSAYRQLCKKLSNDLGVPASQE from the exons ATGGTGATCGTAAACAAGGGTGGAAGTGATTGTAGTAAAAAGGGAATGCGACTTGGGAAATACGAGTTAGGGAAGACTCTGGGTGAGGGCAATTTCGGGAAAGTCAAGTTTGCTAAGGACGTCGGCTCCGGCCAACCCTTTGCCGTTAAGATTCTCGAGAAGAAGAGAATCACTGATCTCAATATTGCTGACCAG ATAAAGAGGGAGATTGGTACTTTGAAGCTTCTAAAACATCCCAACGTCGTCCGATTACATGAG GTTGTGGCAAGCAAAACCAAGATTTACATGGTCCTAGAATATGTTACTGGCGGGGAATTGTTCGACAAGATT GCACAAAAGGGAAGAGTTACAGAATCTGAAGGTAGAAGGCTTTTCCAACAGATAATTGATGGTGTGAGCTTTTGCCACAATCAAGGCGTTTTCCATCGGGATCTTAAG CTGGAGAATATTCTTGTTGATTCCAAAGGGAGCATAAAGATATCTGACTTTGGCCTTAGTGCTTTGCCTCAGCATTTTAGG GAAGATGGCTTGCTTCATACGACCTGTGGAAGTCCCAATTACGTTGCTCCTGAGATCCTCGCTAATAGAGGGTATGATGGTGGCGCCTCTGATATATGGTCATGCGGTGTCATTTTATATGTCATTCTGACGGGGTATCTCCCGTTCGATGATAGGAATCTTGCAGTTCTCTATCAAAAG ATATTGAAGGGGGATGTTCAGATACCAAAATGGCTATCACCTAGTGCACAGAACTTGATAAGAAGGGTTCTTGATCCAAGTCCTCTCACCAGAATTAACATGATGGACATCAAGTCAGATGAATGGTTCAAGCAGGATTACTTTCCTGCAAAGCccgatgatgaagaagaagatgtaaACGTTGACACTGAAGCTTATTCAATAAATGAAGAG CCATCTGAAGGCGAAAAGAGTCCAGATCTGCGGCACTCACCAACCCTTATTAACGCCTTTCAATTGATTGGAATGTCCTCATGTCTAGACCTCTCTGGTTTCTTTGAGAAAGAG GATGTGTCTGAGAGGAAGATCAGATTTACTTCCAACCACTCGGCAAAAGATTTACTACAGAGGATTGAAGAAATTGTTGTAGAGATGGGATACGCTGTTCAGAAGAAAAATGGAAGG TTAAAGGTGATGCAAGAGAACAAGGGGCAGAGAAGTCTGGGTAGCCTCTCAGTTGCAGCAGAG GTGTTTGAGTTAAGCGCAACATTATACGTTGTTGAATTAAGAAAATCATACGGAGATCCATCTGCATATAGACAG TTATGTAAAAAACTATCAAATGATTTAGGCGTTCCGGCTAGCCAAGAGTAG
- the LOC126790478 gene encoding probable GTP diphosphokinase CRSH, chloroplastic isoform X4, which yields MELYSAHHHLLRHHDPIPRFLLRTAPIFRITSPPQRCHRRCFSKTTAALMEQTGGKMVVELVGAFNELTERMGMLSGSGSHLLFKALKLSIPLLHALPRTPDGRSSLSKALSFALILADLQMDAEVISAGNAEAGAISIMAVGNQIGTGTAHLLHESMRVMNTPSKVDVLDDDSAAALRRFCLTFYDTRAVVLDLVLRLDMMRHIGYLPSYQQQLVALEVMKIHAPLAHAVGANWLSLELEDLSFQCLFPNSYLYVDEWLRSHETGSGTLVDVYKEQLLQLLGGGGGGMVVDVSVSGRYKSRYSTMKKLLKDGRKPEQVNDVLGLRVILEPRSGEDEAEMGERACYRTREVVRSLWKELPHRTKDYIARPKANGYRSLHMAVDVSDGVKTRPLMEIQIRTQEMDMLADAGTASHSLYKSGLTNPEEAKRLKAIMMAAAELAALRLKDIPSANGEGIETEQSKSDRVFRLLDKNDDGRINMEELKEVMEELGAPGEDACEMMELLDANSDGSLSSHEFDLFQKQVEFMRNFEDRDQQYKTELNDKLQIAENNSLIQVELALMKYDI from the exons ATGGAGCTCTACTCCGctcaccaccacctcctccgTCACCACGACCCAATACCCAGATTCCTCCTCCGCACTGCGCCCATATTCCGCATCACCTCACCTCCGCAGAGATGCCACCGACGCTGCTTCTCGAAAACGACGGCGGCCCTGATGGAGCAGACGGGAGGGAAAATGGTGGTGGAGCTGGTCGGAGCCTTCAACGAGCTCACTGAGAGAATGGGCATGCTCTCCGGAAGTGGGTCCCACTTACTCTTCAAAGCCCTCAAGCTCTCCATTCCCTTGCTCCACGCCTTGCCTAGAACCCCGGACGGCCGCTCCTCACTCTCCAAAGCCTTGTCTTTCGCCTTAATTCTCGCCGACCTTCAG ATGGATGCGGAGGTGATTTCGGCTGGGAATGCTGAGGCCGGAGCGATTTCGATCATGGCAGTTGGGAACCAGATTGGTACCGGCACAGCTCATTTGCTGCACGAGAGCATGCGTGTGATGAACACCCCTTCCAAGGTTGATGTCCTGGATGATGACAGTGCAGCTGCATTGAGGAGGTTTTGCTTGACGTTTTACGATACGAGGGCTGTGGTTCTGGACTTGGTTTTGAGGCTCGATATGATGAGGCACATAGGTTATCTTCCGAGTTATCAGCAGCAGTTGGTGGCTTTGGAGGTGATGAAGATTCATGCGCCTTTAGCTCATGCTGTTGGGGCCAACTGGCTGTCTTTGGAGCTGGAGGATTTGTCGTTCCAGTGCTTGTTTCCGAATTCGTATTTGTATGTGgatgaatggttgaggagtcaTGAGACTGGGAGTGGGACGTTGGTGGATGTGTACAAGGAGCAGCTTTTGCAGttgttgggggggggggggggggggatggTTGTGGATGTGTCGGTGAGTGGGAGGTATAAGAGTAGGTATAGTACTATGAAGAAGCTTTTGAAGGATGGTAGGAAGCCGGAGCAGGTGAATGATGTGTTGGGGTTGCGAGTTATATTGGAGCCGAGGTCTGGAGAAGATGAGGCGGAAATGGGGGAAAGGGCGTGTTACAGGACTCGTGAAGTTGTTCGGTCTTTGTGGAAGGAGTTGCCTCACAGGACAAAGGATTACATTGCTAGGCCTAAGGCGAATGGTTATAGGAGTTTGCATATGGCAGTTGATGTGAGTGATGGTGTCAAGACTAGGCCTTTAATGGAAATACAGATAAGGACCCAGGAGATGGACATGTTGGCGGATGCTGGGACGGCATCCCACTCTTTGTACAAGAGTGGTCTTACAAACCCAGAAGAG GCAAAGCGGCTCAAGGCTATAATGATGGCTGCAGCAGAACTTGCAGCATTGCGCCTTAAAGATATTCCATCGGCCAATGGTGAAGGCATTGAGACTGAGCAAAGTAAGAGTGATAGAGTGTTCCGCCTTCTTGACAAGAATGATGATGGAAGAATCAATATGGAGGAACTTAAGGAAGTCATGGAAGAGCTCGGTGCCCCAGGGGAAGATGCGTGCGAGATGATGGAGCTCCTTGATGCTAATAGCGATGGTTCTCTTAGCTCACACgaatttgatttgtttcaGAAACAG GTTGAGTTTATGCGTAATTTTGAGGACAGGGATCAGCAGTACAAGACTGAATTGAACGATAAACTTCAGATTGCAGAAAACAACAGCTTGATCCAG GTAGAGCTGGctcttatgaaatatgacatctGA
- the LOC126790478 gene encoding probable GTP diphosphokinase CRSH, chloroplastic isoform X1, whose amino-acid sequence MELYSAHHHLLRHHDPIPRFLLRTAPIFRITSPPQRCHRRCFSKTTAALMEQTGGKMVVELVGAFNELTERMGMLSGSGSHLLFKALKLSIPLLHALPRTPDGRSSLSKALSFALILADLQMDAEVISAGNAEAGAISIMAVGNQIGTGTAHLLHESMRVMNTPSKVDVLDDDSAAALRRFCLTFYDTRAVVLDLVLRLDMMRHIGYLPSYQQQLVALEVMKIHAPLAHAVGANWLSLELEDLSFQCLFPNSYLYVDEWLRSHETGSGTLVDVYKEQLLQLLGGGGGGMVVDVSVSGRYKSRYSTMKKLLKDGRKPEQVNDVLGLRVILEPRSGEDEAEMGERACYRTREVVRSLWKELPHRTKDYIARPKANGYRSLHMAVDVSDGVKTRPLMEIQIRTQEMDMLADAGTASHSLYKSGLTNPEEAKRLKAIMMAAAELAALRLKDIPSANGEGIETEQSKSDRVFRLLDKNDDGRINMEELKEVMEELGAPGEDACEMMELLDANSDGSLSSHEFDLFQKQVEFMRNFEDRDQQYKTELNDKLQIAENNSLIQIFSSQIFLGFLNSRETHFNSHHRITDKAFFASFSALKQNRRKVAMWELSVMA is encoded by the exons ATGGAGCTCTACTCCGctcaccaccacctcctccgTCACCACGACCCAATACCCAGATTCCTCCTCCGCACTGCGCCCATATTCCGCATCACCTCACCTCCGCAGAGATGCCACCGACGCTGCTTCTCGAAAACGACGGCGGCCCTGATGGAGCAGACGGGAGGGAAAATGGTGGTGGAGCTGGTCGGAGCCTTCAACGAGCTCACTGAGAGAATGGGCATGCTCTCCGGAAGTGGGTCCCACTTACTCTTCAAAGCCCTCAAGCTCTCCATTCCCTTGCTCCACGCCTTGCCTAGAACCCCGGACGGCCGCTCCTCACTCTCCAAAGCCTTGTCTTTCGCCTTAATTCTCGCCGACCTTCAG ATGGATGCGGAGGTGATTTCGGCTGGGAATGCTGAGGCCGGAGCGATTTCGATCATGGCAGTTGGGAACCAGATTGGTACCGGCACAGCTCATTTGCTGCACGAGAGCATGCGTGTGATGAACACCCCTTCCAAGGTTGATGTCCTGGATGATGACAGTGCAGCTGCATTGAGGAGGTTTTGCTTGACGTTTTACGATACGAGGGCTGTGGTTCTGGACTTGGTTTTGAGGCTCGATATGATGAGGCACATAGGTTATCTTCCGAGTTATCAGCAGCAGTTGGTGGCTTTGGAGGTGATGAAGATTCATGCGCCTTTAGCTCATGCTGTTGGGGCCAACTGGCTGTCTTTGGAGCTGGAGGATTTGTCGTTCCAGTGCTTGTTTCCGAATTCGTATTTGTATGTGgatgaatggttgaggagtcaTGAGACTGGGAGTGGGACGTTGGTGGATGTGTACAAGGAGCAGCTTTTGCAGttgttgggggggggggggggggggatggTTGTGGATGTGTCGGTGAGTGGGAGGTATAAGAGTAGGTATAGTACTATGAAGAAGCTTTTGAAGGATGGTAGGAAGCCGGAGCAGGTGAATGATGTGTTGGGGTTGCGAGTTATATTGGAGCCGAGGTCTGGAGAAGATGAGGCGGAAATGGGGGAAAGGGCGTGTTACAGGACTCGTGAAGTTGTTCGGTCTTTGTGGAAGGAGTTGCCTCACAGGACAAAGGATTACATTGCTAGGCCTAAGGCGAATGGTTATAGGAGTTTGCATATGGCAGTTGATGTGAGTGATGGTGTCAAGACTAGGCCTTTAATGGAAATACAGATAAGGACCCAGGAGATGGACATGTTGGCGGATGCTGGGACGGCATCCCACTCTTTGTACAAGAGTGGTCTTACAAACCCAGAAGAG GCAAAGCGGCTCAAGGCTATAATGATGGCTGCAGCAGAACTTGCAGCATTGCGCCTTAAAGATATTCCATCGGCCAATGGTGAAGGCATTGAGACTGAGCAAAGTAAGAGTGATAGAGTGTTCCGCCTTCTTGACAAGAATGATGATGGAAGAATCAATATGGAGGAACTTAAGGAAGTCATGGAAGAGCTCGGTGCCCCAGGGGAAGATGCGTGCGAGATGATGGAGCTCCTTGATGCTAATAGCGATGGTTCTCTTAGCTCACACgaatttgatttgtttcaGAAACAG GTTGAGTTTATGCGTAATTTTGAGGACAGGGATCAGCAGTACAAGACTGAATTGAACGATAAACTTCAGATTGCAGAAAACAACAGCTTGATCCAG ATTTTCAGCAGTCAAATCTTTCTTGGGTTCTTGAATTCTAGAGAGACCCACTTCAATTCCCACCATAGAATCACAGATAAGGCCTTTTTTGCGTCGTTCTCTGCTTTGAAGCAAAACAGAAGGAAAGTTGCGATGTGGGAACTTAGTGTTATGGCTTAG
- the LOC126790478 gene encoding probable GTP diphosphokinase CRSH, chloroplastic isoform X2, giving the protein MELYSAHHHLLRHHDPIPRFLLRTAPIFRITSPPQRCHRRCFSKTTAALMEQTGGKMVVELVGAFNELTERMGMLSGSGSHLLFKALKLSIPLLHALPRTPDGRSSLSKALSFALILADLQMDAEVISAGNAEAGAISIMAVGNQIGTGTAHLLHESMRVMNTPSKVDVLDDDSAAALRRFCLTFYDTRAVVLDLVLRLDMMRHIGYLPSYQQQLVALEVMKIHAPLAHAVGANWLSLELEDLSFQCLFPNSYLYVDEWLRSHETGSGTLVDVYKEQLLQLLGGGGGGMVVDVSVSGRYKSRYSTMKKLLKDGRKPEQVNDVLGLRVILEPRSGEDEAEMGERACYRTREVVRSLWKELPHRTKDYIARPKANGYRSLHMAVDVSDGVKTRPLMEIQIRTQEMDMLADAGTASHSLYKSGLTNPEEAKRLKAIMMAAAELAALRLKDIPSANGEGIETEQSKSDRVFRLLDKNDDGRINMEELKEVMEELGAPGEDACEMMELLDANSDGSLSSHEFDLFQKQVEFMRNFEDRDQQYKTELNDKLQIAENNSLIQVYTEDLSGSTAN; this is encoded by the exons ATGGAGCTCTACTCCGctcaccaccacctcctccgTCACCACGACCCAATACCCAGATTCCTCCTCCGCACTGCGCCCATATTCCGCATCACCTCACCTCCGCAGAGATGCCACCGACGCTGCTTCTCGAAAACGACGGCGGCCCTGATGGAGCAGACGGGAGGGAAAATGGTGGTGGAGCTGGTCGGAGCCTTCAACGAGCTCACTGAGAGAATGGGCATGCTCTCCGGAAGTGGGTCCCACTTACTCTTCAAAGCCCTCAAGCTCTCCATTCCCTTGCTCCACGCCTTGCCTAGAACCCCGGACGGCCGCTCCTCACTCTCCAAAGCCTTGTCTTTCGCCTTAATTCTCGCCGACCTTCAG ATGGATGCGGAGGTGATTTCGGCTGGGAATGCTGAGGCCGGAGCGATTTCGATCATGGCAGTTGGGAACCAGATTGGTACCGGCACAGCTCATTTGCTGCACGAGAGCATGCGTGTGATGAACACCCCTTCCAAGGTTGATGTCCTGGATGATGACAGTGCAGCTGCATTGAGGAGGTTTTGCTTGACGTTTTACGATACGAGGGCTGTGGTTCTGGACTTGGTTTTGAGGCTCGATATGATGAGGCACATAGGTTATCTTCCGAGTTATCAGCAGCAGTTGGTGGCTTTGGAGGTGATGAAGATTCATGCGCCTTTAGCTCATGCTGTTGGGGCCAACTGGCTGTCTTTGGAGCTGGAGGATTTGTCGTTCCAGTGCTTGTTTCCGAATTCGTATTTGTATGTGgatgaatggttgaggagtcaTGAGACTGGGAGTGGGACGTTGGTGGATGTGTACAAGGAGCAGCTTTTGCAGttgttgggggggggggggggggggatggTTGTGGATGTGTCGGTGAGTGGGAGGTATAAGAGTAGGTATAGTACTATGAAGAAGCTTTTGAAGGATGGTAGGAAGCCGGAGCAGGTGAATGATGTGTTGGGGTTGCGAGTTATATTGGAGCCGAGGTCTGGAGAAGATGAGGCGGAAATGGGGGAAAGGGCGTGTTACAGGACTCGTGAAGTTGTTCGGTCTTTGTGGAAGGAGTTGCCTCACAGGACAAAGGATTACATTGCTAGGCCTAAGGCGAATGGTTATAGGAGTTTGCATATGGCAGTTGATGTGAGTGATGGTGTCAAGACTAGGCCTTTAATGGAAATACAGATAAGGACCCAGGAGATGGACATGTTGGCGGATGCTGGGACGGCATCCCACTCTTTGTACAAGAGTGGTCTTACAAACCCAGAAGAG GCAAAGCGGCTCAAGGCTATAATGATGGCTGCAGCAGAACTTGCAGCATTGCGCCTTAAAGATATTCCATCGGCCAATGGTGAAGGCATTGAGACTGAGCAAAGTAAGAGTGATAGAGTGTTCCGCCTTCTTGACAAGAATGATGATGGAAGAATCAATATGGAGGAACTTAAGGAAGTCATGGAAGAGCTCGGTGCCCCAGGGGAAGATGCGTGCGAGATGATGGAGCTCCTTGATGCTAATAGCGATGGTTCTCTTAGCTCACACgaatttgatttgtttcaGAAACAG GTTGAGTTTATGCGTAATTTTGAGGACAGGGATCAGCAGTACAAGACTGAATTGAACGATAAACTTCAGATTGCAGAAAACAACAGCTTGATCCAGGTATATACTGAAGATCTTAGCGGCAGTACTGCAAACTAG
- the LOC126790478 gene encoding probable GTP diphosphokinase CRSH, chloroplastic isoform X3, producing the protein MELYSAHHHLLRHHDPIPRFLLRTAPIFRITSPPQRCHRRCFSKTTAALMEQTGGKMVVELVGAFNELTERMGMLSGSGSHLLFKALKLSIPLLHALPRTPDGRSSLSKALSFALILADLQMDAEVISAGNAEAGAISIMAVGNQIGTGTAHLLHESMRVMNTPSKVDVLDDDSAAALRRFCLTFYDTRAVVLDLVLRLDMMRHIGYLPSYQQQLVALEVMKIHAPLAHAVGANWLSLELEDLSFQCLFPNSYLYVDEWLRSHETGSGTLVDVYKEQLLQLLGGGGGGMVVDVSVSGRYKSRYSTMKKLLKDGRKPEQVNDVLGLRVILEPRSGEDEAEMGERACYRTREVVRSLWKELPHRTKDYIARPKANGYRSLHMAVDVSDGVKTRPLMEIQIRTQEMDMLADAGTASHSLYKSGLTNPEEAKRLKAIMMAAAELAALRLKDIPSANGEGIETEQSKSDRVFRLLDKNDDGRINMEELKEVMEELGAPGEDACEMMELLDANSDGSLSSHEFDLFQKQVEFMRNFEDRDQQYKTELNDKLQIAENNSLIQDDIGRAGSYEI; encoded by the exons ATGGAGCTCTACTCCGctcaccaccacctcctccgTCACCACGACCCAATACCCAGATTCCTCCTCCGCACTGCGCCCATATTCCGCATCACCTCACCTCCGCAGAGATGCCACCGACGCTGCTTCTCGAAAACGACGGCGGCCCTGATGGAGCAGACGGGAGGGAAAATGGTGGTGGAGCTGGTCGGAGCCTTCAACGAGCTCACTGAGAGAATGGGCATGCTCTCCGGAAGTGGGTCCCACTTACTCTTCAAAGCCCTCAAGCTCTCCATTCCCTTGCTCCACGCCTTGCCTAGAACCCCGGACGGCCGCTCCTCACTCTCCAAAGCCTTGTCTTTCGCCTTAATTCTCGCCGACCTTCAG ATGGATGCGGAGGTGATTTCGGCTGGGAATGCTGAGGCCGGAGCGATTTCGATCATGGCAGTTGGGAACCAGATTGGTACCGGCACAGCTCATTTGCTGCACGAGAGCATGCGTGTGATGAACACCCCTTCCAAGGTTGATGTCCTGGATGATGACAGTGCAGCTGCATTGAGGAGGTTTTGCTTGACGTTTTACGATACGAGGGCTGTGGTTCTGGACTTGGTTTTGAGGCTCGATATGATGAGGCACATAGGTTATCTTCCGAGTTATCAGCAGCAGTTGGTGGCTTTGGAGGTGATGAAGATTCATGCGCCTTTAGCTCATGCTGTTGGGGCCAACTGGCTGTCTTTGGAGCTGGAGGATTTGTCGTTCCAGTGCTTGTTTCCGAATTCGTATTTGTATGTGgatgaatggttgaggagtcaTGAGACTGGGAGTGGGACGTTGGTGGATGTGTACAAGGAGCAGCTTTTGCAGttgttgggggggggggggggggggatggTTGTGGATGTGTCGGTGAGTGGGAGGTATAAGAGTAGGTATAGTACTATGAAGAAGCTTTTGAAGGATGGTAGGAAGCCGGAGCAGGTGAATGATGTGTTGGGGTTGCGAGTTATATTGGAGCCGAGGTCTGGAGAAGATGAGGCGGAAATGGGGGAAAGGGCGTGTTACAGGACTCGTGAAGTTGTTCGGTCTTTGTGGAAGGAGTTGCCTCACAGGACAAAGGATTACATTGCTAGGCCTAAGGCGAATGGTTATAGGAGTTTGCATATGGCAGTTGATGTGAGTGATGGTGTCAAGACTAGGCCTTTAATGGAAATACAGATAAGGACCCAGGAGATGGACATGTTGGCGGATGCTGGGACGGCATCCCACTCTTTGTACAAGAGTGGTCTTACAAACCCAGAAGAG GCAAAGCGGCTCAAGGCTATAATGATGGCTGCAGCAGAACTTGCAGCATTGCGCCTTAAAGATATTCCATCGGCCAATGGTGAAGGCATTGAGACTGAGCAAAGTAAGAGTGATAGAGTGTTCCGCCTTCTTGACAAGAATGATGATGGAAGAATCAATATGGAGGAACTTAAGGAAGTCATGGAAGAGCTCGGTGCCCCAGGGGAAGATGCGTGCGAGATGATGGAGCTCCTTGATGCTAATAGCGATGGTTCTCTTAGCTCACACgaatttgatttgtttcaGAAACAG GTTGAGTTTATGCGTAATTTTGAGGACAGGGATCAGCAGTACAAGACTGAATTGAACGATAAACTTCAGATTGCAGAAAACAACAGCTTGATCCAG GATGACATAGGTAGAGCTGGctcttatgaaatatga